TCGCGAACCCGACGCTATCACGCATTTAAGCGATACCGGAACGCCGGCGTTTATGACTGTCCAAGTGATGCCGTCGGGTGAAGTAGCGATGGTGTTCCCTACGGCTACGAGCTGGGTTCCGGTCCAGATCACGGATTCCAGTTGGGTGGTGGATTGCGTGCCACGGGAAGTCCAGGTGCTGCCATCGGGCGAAGTGAGGATGGAACCGAACTTACCTACCGCCACGAACTGCGCTCCCGTCCATGCCACGGAACGTGGATATTCCCCCTGGATAGTATTGTGGGAGGTCCAAGCGATGCCGTCGGGAGAGGTGTAGCTTCTTCCGAAGTCGCTCACGGCCAGGAGTTGCGTCCCCGTCCAGGTCACCGAGATAAGGTTCTCGTTGAATGTACTCGAGCCTCTCTCTGTCCAGGTGATGCCATCGGGTGAAGTACGGATGGCGTTGAAGCTTCCAACGGCGACGAGTTGCGAACCCGTCCAAGTCACGGAATACAATTGCTCGGCTGTGCCCGACTTTTGAGGGGTCCAATCGATACCGTCGGGTGAGGTGTAAGTACCTCCGTAATCGCCCACCGCCACGAGTTGCGCCCCTGTCCAAGCCACGGAGTATAGATGGCGATACGGCCTTAGGCTCAAGTTCCGCGGAGTCCAGGTGATCCCGTCCGGCGAGGTAAAGATGGTGTCGCCCACGGCCACGAACTGTTTCCCGGTCCAGGCCACGGAGGAGAGGGCAAGCGTTGTCCCCGAGTTCGCGGAAGCCCAGGCTATGCCGTCTGAAGAGTTGTAAATGGCTCCATCCAACCCGACGGCCACGAGCCTTGTCCCCGTCCACGTCACGGAAAAAAAGGTCTCATCGGTACCCGAGGTTCTCGCGGTCCAGGCGATTCCATCCTGGGAGGTCATGATTTCGCCATTAGCTCCCACGGCCACGAGTTGAGCGCCCATCCATGTCACGGAGTACTGGGATCTCGCGGTGCCCGCGGCTTGAGAGGTCCAGCTGGCTCCATCGGGCGAGGCGAGGATGCCGCCGAAGTCGCCTACGGCAATGAACCGCGTTCCCGTCCACGCCACGGATCGCAGGATGGATGGTGTCGGGGAGGCGCGGCTGAGCCAGGTGATGCCGTCGGGGGAGGTAAGGATCGCGCCCTGCTCACCCACGGCTACGAGTTGCGTTCCCGACCAGGTCACGGAGTACAGCTTATTCCAGGAACCTAGGCTTTGGGAAGTCCAGGTGATGCCATCCGGCGAGGTGAAGGCGGAGTCGCCGCTCCCCACCGCCACGAATCGGGTGCCCGTCCATGCAACCGAGTTCAGATGGGCCTGGGTGCCGGAGTTGCGCTCCGTCCAGTTGCTGCCGTCCGGCGAAGTGAGGATGGCATCTGCCTGGAAATAACCTAGGTGATATCGCTCTCCCACGGCCACGAGTTGACTTCCCGTCCAGGTCACGGAGAACAGATGAAGATCGTCCGTCGTCGGGACGTCCCGGGTGGTCCAGGCAAGGCCGTCCGGTGAGGTGAGTACCGTGCCCGCATATCCCACGGCCACGAAATGGCTACCTGTCCAGGCTACGGAACAAAGCGCGTTTCCCGTCGGCAAGGGGCTTCTCACCGTCCAGGCCGATTGGGCGGATACGCCCGATAGCATACCCAACAGAAGAAGACCAATTTTTATTCGGCTTAAACGTATTAGCAACATGATGAAAAATGATAAGCTTTTATTACTGCCCTGAGAATCCACCCCCGTCTTTTTTAAGCTTTTTTGGCAGCGGGTCATTTCCCCTGGCTCCGCAACGGCTTGACGCGAGGCGGCCCTCAATCTACAATGGATTATGGTCGGGCGGCCCGCGCCCCAACAACAGAGGCTCCCATGTCGCGTCGGATCAGGAACCGTTTCATCTTATCCGGGTTGGCCTTCGCATCCTTCTTCGCGGGGAATCCCCGGTCCGCGGAACTTCTCCACATGGACTTCAACGATTCGGCGAACCTGGGATCGCAGCCTGGAACGCTTCCCCTCGGCATACCCGCCGGCGATACGAAACCATCTTCCGGCTATCCCGGCGCGGTCGAATTCGGGCCGGCGGGAGGATCGATCCGGGTCCCCGGTTTCCATAGCCCGACCGGGCCGTTTACGGTGGAGGCCCGCTTCCGCATCCACGCCTACGGTCCGGAAGCCAGCAACTTCATCGCCAATATCCTGAACACGGTCCCCGACGTCCATCAAGGCCTCGCCTTCCGCGTTGGCGGCGGCTACCTCTATCCTCCGCTGCCCCGCAATGCCTATAAAACCGAATCCGAATGGTCGGCGGCCCAAGCGGGCTTTTCCCCCGTCTCGCGCGAGCGCATCTCCGATTGCTTCCCCGTTTTCGTCATGGCTGGTTCCCTGGGAAGTTGGAAAGAGGTTTATTCCGATCGTTGCGTCGCGAAGGACGAATGGACGCATTTCGTCGGGACCTGGGACGGCGCCGACATGCGCATCTACCTGAATGGCAGCGATGCCACCGACTCATGGCGCACCCAAGGACCGGAGGCGACCCCGTTCTTAGGGGGCGAAGTCGATGCTTATGTCGGGGCGCGGACCAACGCGGATTTCGATCCGCGCCATCTCGAAGGCGCCATCGATTTCGTGAAGGTGGAAGAAGGGGCGATATCCGAAAACGAGATCCACAAACGATACAAGGACAGCTTCGTTCCGGAAGATCGGGACTCCTTATGCAGGGGCGTGGTCATCCCGAAGTACCCCGAAGCGGGGCAGCTATGCGAAGGGAAGGTGGATTTCGAATTCAAGATCATCAATCACGGCGCTTGCACCGATACTTCGTTTTTGGCGTCCTTCCTGGCCGGCGACAGCGTGGAAGTGGAAATCTCCAAGGACGCCGCTTTCGCCGATGTGGTTCTGCGCACGGTGGTGACGGTTACTTCCCTGCACCTCGATCCGGATTCCATCCCCGCCTTGGCCGATTACCATGGGGCCCTCTACTGGCGGGTGCGCCTTATCCATGCCAAGCCGGCCGCCTTGGCGAAAGCTTCGGCAAGCACGCCCGATGAATGGAGCCTATCCCGGCCTTTGGTTCTGGACATGCCCGCCGTCGGCCTGATGCGGCCCCGGGCGCCCTCCCTGAGGCCAGTGCTTTTCCGATCCGGGTCGGGCTTCTTCGTGGCCGGGACCGCCTCTTCCGCCGCGCCGGTCCTGTTCAACCTCGCAGGTAAGCGACAGGCCTCCCGCTTCCACCGCGTCGCCGGCGGCTGGAGAATGGACCCGGCCCAAGACGGTCCCTGCGGACTGTTCTTTTTGGAAATGCGACCTAAATAGATCCCTACGTCGCCTACTCTCTTTTGATCGATCGCGCGGCATCCGCCGAAACCGATCCCGGCCCTACGAGGAGCAGGAACAAGCAGCACATGAATTGGGCATAGTCGGATCGGATTTCATGCAGGACCGCCCAAGGTCCCAGGAATGGCGCCGCCGCCGGCTTCGGCAAGGGCGAGGTGCCGAAGTAAAGCCCGATTTTGGTGGATAGCACCGCGACGATCATTTCGATGAGGAAGGCGATGGCCACGGGCCGCGTCATCCATCCCAATATCAGGAGCAGGCCTCCGGCGATTTCCCATACGGCGACGGTATGGGCCAGCTCCGCGGGCATGGGGAAACCCAATTTCGTGAACCGTCCCACGCCTTGGTTGGCGTAGACGAATTTCAGGATCCCCTCCCAAAAAAACACCAGCCCCGCCATCATGCGGATGACCACGGTGGCCGCGGGCGCGTCCAGGGGCGGGAAGAACAACCATTTCAAGGGCTTTTTCGGTTCCATGCTTGGGTCTCCATTCGAAGGAAGGGGCGGATGCGCCGGAGCGGGCATTCCCCTTTGCTAGACTTTGGGCAGCGCGGAAATATTCCCGGAAAATTCGGGAGGCCGGGAATAAATCCTCTACCAGGGAAGTCTTCAGCTAGGATGGACAAGCCGAACGCGGGAACTTTCGAGAGCCAGGTGCTGCCGCATTTGGATGCCGCTTTCGGGTTGGCGCGCTGGCTGGTCCGCAGCGATACGGATGCGGAGGATCGGGTGCAGGACGCCTATCTGCGCGCGTGGAAATCCTTCGCCGGCTTCCGGGGAGGCGACGCCAAGGCCTGGCTGCTGGCCATCGTCCGCAATGCCTGCTATACCTGGCTCAAATCCCGCCGCCTGGAAAACCTGAGCACGCCTTTCGATGAAGAAATCCACGGCCCTTGGGATGCTTCGGACAATCCCCATGCGCGCCTGGCCCTGGATCGCGATCGCCAGGCGATCCGCCGCGCGGTGGAAGCCTTGC
This region of Fibrobacterota bacterium genomic DNA includes:
- a CDS encoding LamG domain-containing protein; the protein is MSRRIRNRFILSGLAFASFFAGNPRSAELLHMDFNDSANLGSQPGTLPLGIPAGDTKPSSGYPGAVEFGPAGGSIRVPGFHSPTGPFTVEARFRIHAYGPEASNFIANILNTVPDVHQGLAFRVGGGYLYPPLPRNAYKTESEWSAAQAGFSPVSRERISDCFPVFVMAGSLGSWKEVYSDRCVAKDEWTHFVGTWDGADMRIYLNGSDATDSWRTQGPEATPFLGGEVDAYVGARTNADFDPRHLEGAIDFVKVEEGAISENEIHKRYKDSFVPEDRDSLCRGVVIPKYPEAGQLCEGKVDFEFKIINHGACTDTSFLASFLAGDSVEVEISKDAAFADVVLRTVVTVTSLHLDPDSIPALADYHGALYWRVRLIHAKPAALAKASASTPDEWSLSRPLVLDMPAVGLMRPRAPSLRPVLFRSGSGFFVAGTASSAAPVLFNLAGKRQASRFHRVAGGWRMDPAQDGPCGLFFLEMRPK
- a CDS encoding DoxX family protein: MEPKKPLKWLFFPPLDAPAATVVIRMMAGLVFFWEGILKFVYANQGVGRFTKLGFPMPAELAHTVAVWEIAGGLLLILGWMTRPVAIAFLIEMIVAVLSTKIGLYFGTSPLPKPAAAPFLGPWAVLHEIRSDYAQFMCCLFLLLVGPGSVSADAARSIKRE
- a CDS encoding sigma-70 family RNA polymerase sigma factor; the encoded protein is MDKPNAGTFESQVLPHLDAAFGLARWLVRSDTDAEDRVQDAYLRAWKSFAGFRGGDAKAWLLAIVRNACYTWLKSRRLENLSTPFDEEIHGPWDASDNPHARLALDRDRQAIRRAVEALPVEFREVLVLREWQGCSYREISEIADIPIGTVMSRLLRARERLHKSLARSGGEG